CGGTGCGGGCTGGAATGGTTGCTGATCCGTCGGTGTATCGGTTTTGTGGATTTGGTGAGGCGATGGGGGGCGGTCTTCGTGCTCGTGACGGTATTATTGAAGTGATGGTGCAGAGGGGGCGGGCGTTTGGGAATACGGTGGAGCGGGAGTGGGCCGGGGAGTCGATGCGGTATTTTGAAGAGGTGTTGACGTATAGTGAGAAGGATGGCGGTGGCGAGCCCTCGGAAAGACTGCTTTGTCGAAGTCGCTATTTTACGGATGGTCAGGTTCTGGGCGGGCAGGATTTTGTGGAGGCCTTTTTCGCAGAGAATCGGGATTATTTTGGACCTCGGCGTATTTCAGGCGGGCGAAAGGTTCGCGGGGACTGGACGGCGCTATATGCCATTCGAGATGTGGGCAGGCGTGACCCATTTTGGAAAGCTGAATGGTGATCCAGATGAATCCGACCACAACTGTTTTACTGGTCTGGTTATTGAAATTCAAAAAAGAATCAAGATGTTGGTTTGCTTCAGGTTAAATGCATAAACAGACAGGTGGAAGGAAGGCAGATAATGGCTATGACGACCAAGGAGAAAATGCACAGCAAGCAGTTGTATGTGTGTATTGATGATGAACTTTTTGAGGAACAAACCCAGTGCATGGAAGTGCTCTATGAGTACAACCATAGTCGGCCTTCTGAACATGCCAGACGCAAAGAGCTGCTCAGAGAATTCTTGGCGGAAGTGGGGGATAACTGTCATATTGAACCGCCGCTGCATGCCAACTGGGGCTGTCATACGCATCTGGGAAAGAATGTCTACGCCAATTTTAATTTAACCTTGGTTGATGATACGGATATCTATATCGGCGATTATGTTATGCTGGGGCCCAATGTCACCATCGCCACAGCAGGGCATCCCATAGCCCCCGAATTGCGTAAAACTGATCTTCCGCAGCAGTTTAATATACCGGTTGTTATCGAAAGCAATGTCTGGGTCGGCGCAGGAGCTGTGATTCTTCCCGGTGTTACCATAGGTGAAAATTCTGTCATTGGTGCCGGCTCCATCGTCACCAAAAACATTCCGGCCCATGTCATTGCCGTCGGCAACCCATGTTGTGT
Above is a genomic segment from Spartobacteria bacterium containing:
- a CDS encoding sugar O-acetyltransferase gives rise to the protein MTTKEKMHSKQLYVCIDDELFEEQTQCMEVLYEYNHSRPSEHARRKELLREFLAEVGDNCHIEPPLHANWGCHTHLGKNVYANFNLTLVDDTDIYIGDYVMLGPNVTIATAGHPIAPELRKTDLPQQFNIPVVIESNVWVGAGAVILPGVTIGENSVIGAGSIVTKNIPAHVIAVGNPCCVLREIGEHDRIYYYKDMKIM